From Nicotiana tabacum cultivar K326 chromosome 22, ASM71507v2, whole genome shotgun sequence, one genomic window encodes:
- the LOC142175697 gene encoding secreted RxLR effector protein 161-like, with protein sequence MYAMLCTRPDICFDVGMISIFQSNPEREYWIVVKHIIKYLKRIRDYMLVYHSGDLAPIGYTDSDFQSDKDSRKSTSGYVFTLGGGAISWRSIKQSCIVDSTMEVEYVAASKAAKEIVWLRNFLKELNVVPSVQAPIVFYCDNSGGVANSKEARSHRRSKHIEHKYHLVRDITQRGDAKVLKIASENNLADPFTKSLPQKFFEKHVEGMGIRVLDAWLRV encoded by the coding sequence ATGTATGCTATgctatgtactagacctgatatctgCTTTGATGTTGGCATGATTAGCATATTTCAATCTAATCCTGAACGAGAATACTGGATTGTCGTTAAACATATAATCAAGTACCTGAAAAGGATAAGGGATTATATGTTGGTTTATCACTCAGGTGATCTTGCACCCATTGGTTATACTGATTCAGATTTTCAGTCAGATAAAGATTCTAGAAAATCTACCTCAGGATATGTTTTTACCTTAGGGGGTGGAGCCATAAGTTGGAGGAGTATCAAGCAATCATGTATTGTTGATTCCACCATGGAAGTCGAATATGTGGCTGCCTCTAAGGCAGCTAAAGAGATTGTTTGGCTCAGAAACTTTCTAAAAGAGCTTAATGTAGTTCCTTCGGTTCAAGCACCAATTGTCTTTTATTGTGACAATAGTGGTGGAGTTGCAAACTCGAAGGAAGCAAGAAGCCATAGAAGGAGTAAGCATATTGAGCATAAATATCATTTAGTTCGGGACATAACTCAGAGAGGTGATGCAAAAGTGTTAAAGATTGCGTCAGAGAACAATTTGGCAGACCCGTTTACAAAGAGCTTGCCACAGAAGTTTTTTGAAAAGCATGTAGAAGGAATGGGCATTAGAGTTTTAGACGCATGGTTacgagtctaa